One window of Anaerolineales bacterium genomic DNA carries:
- a CDS encoding polyprenyl synthetase family protein — MTETLQQTMLDAIETELKKQVGRLAQARTQDFHEMLTYHMGWSGEGAGPQAAGKRVRPLLLLLSVASFGDRKGGDIRKETANWLHAVPASASAELVHNFSLVHDDIQDNSELRRGRKTAWVKWGAPMAINVGDALFVIANQSILDLRTHYPHEMVVRAAEILGECCLQLTQGQFLDMSYEERADLTMQDYWPMVGGKTSALLAACTQIGALLGYAQDSQVEDFRLFGHHLGLAFQVQDDILGIWGDEALTGKSAASDLVEGKNSLPVLFGLEKNQEFAKRWQRGSVLQSEVMEIASLLEKEGARAYAERISEDETKLALRHLERAQPRGEAAEALLGLANMLLKRKQ, encoded by the coding sequence CACTGCAACAAACGATGCTGGATGCCATCGAGACCGAACTAAAAAAACAAGTTGGCAGGCTTGCACAGGCGCGAACGCAAGATTTCCATGAAATGCTGACCTATCACATGGGTTGGTCGGGCGAAGGGGCTGGTCCACAGGCGGCCGGGAAGCGTGTGCGCCCGCTGTTACTTTTGCTGTCTGTTGCCTCTTTTGGTGATAGAAAAGGTGGTGATATAAGAAAGGAAACAGCGAATTGGCTACACGCAGTACCAGCATCCGCTTCAGCTGAACTGGTACACAACTTTTCACTCGTCCACGACGATATCCAGGATAACTCAGAACTTCGGCGCGGCAGGAAAACCGCCTGGGTTAAGTGGGGTGCGCCAATGGCGATAAACGTCGGCGACGCTTTATTTGTGATCGCGAATCAATCCATCCTGGACCTGCGAACCCATTATCCGCATGAGATGGTCGTGCGCGCGGCGGAGATCCTTGGTGAATGTTGTCTTCAACTCACCCAGGGTCAATTCCTGGATATGTCATATGAAGAACGCGCCGACCTGACGATGCAGGATTATTGGCCCATGGTCGGAGGAAAGACCTCTGCCCTGCTCGCCGCATGCACCCAGATCGGCGCCCTTCTTGGCTATGCGCAAGACAGTCAGGTGGAAGATTTTCGCCTCTTTGGGCATCACCTTGGGTTGGCATTCCAGGTCCAGGATGACATCCTCGGAATTTGGGGCGACGAAGCTCTCACCGGCAAATCGGCAGCCAGCGATCTGGTGGAAGGAAAGAATTCGCTTCCCGTCCTGTTCGGTCTGGAGAAGAACCAGGAATTCGCAAAACGCTGGCAGCGGGGATCCGTTCTACAAAGCGAAGTGATGGAGATCGCCTCCTTATTGGAGAAGGAAGGCGCGAGAGCGTATGCAGAAAGGATTTCCGAAGATGAAACAAAGCTGGCGCTTCGTCATCTTGAACGGGCACAACCCAGGGGGGAAGCCGCTGAAGCGCTGCTCGGGTTGGCGAACATGCTTCTGAAACGCAAACAATGA